The following are encoded in a window of Oreochromis aureus strain Israel breed Guangdong linkage group 10, ZZ_aureus, whole genome shotgun sequence genomic DNA:
- the gjb1a gene encoding connexin 27.5 isoform X1, whose product MPLTPPAEPDPEPKMNWASFYAVISGVNRHSTGIGRIWLSVLFIFRILVLVVAAESVWGDEKSGFTCNTQQPGCNSVCYDHFFPISHIRLWALQLILVSTPALLVAMHVAHRRHVDKRLYKLSGRSNPKDLEQIKTQKMKITGALWWTYVISLLFRIIFEVTFMYVFYMIYPGYKMIRLVKCDSYPCPNTVDCFVSRPTEKTVFTVFMLAVSGVCILLNIAEVVFLLGKACSKHLHNAGDSTMGAWIQQKLSSF is encoded by the exons ATGCCTCTTACACCTCCAGCTGAGCCCG accCGGAACCAAAGATGAACTGGGCATCATTTTATGCTGTCATTAGCGGTGTGAACCGCCACTCCACCGGCATCGGTCGCATCTGGCTCTCCGTGCTCTTCATTTTCCGCATCCTGGTCCTCGTGGTTGCAGCCGAGAGCGTGTGGGGCGACGAGAAGTCTGGCTTCACCTGCAACACGCAGCAGCCGGGTTGCAACAGCGTCTGCTACGACCACTTCTTCCCCATCTCCCACATTCGACTCTGGGCACTCCAGCTCATCCTGGTCTCCACTCCTGCCCTGCTGGTAGCCATGCACGTTGCCCATCGGCGTCATGTCGACAAGAGGCTCTACAAACTGTCGGGCCGGTCCAACCCCAAAGACCTGGAGCAGATAAAAACCCAGAAGATGAAAATCACGGGGGCCCTGTGGTGGACATACGTCATCAGCCTTTTATTCCGTATCATCTTTGAGGTCACTTTTATGTATGTGTTTTATATGATCTACCCTGGTTACAAGATGATCCGGCTGGTGAAGTGCGACTCGTACCCTTGTCCCAACACGGTGGACTGCTTTGTGTCGAGACCCACAGAGAAGACTGTCTTCACCGTGTTCATGTTGGCTGTGTCAGGTGTTTGTATTCTACTCAACATTGCCGAGGTGGTCTTCTTGTTGGGGAAGGCTTGCAGCAAGCATTTGCACAATGCTGGAGACTCGACTATGGGGGCTTGGATTCAACAAAAGCTTTCCTCATTCTAA
- the gjb1a gene encoding connexin 27.5 isoform X2, whose protein sequence is MNWASFYAVISGVNRHSTGIGRIWLSVLFIFRILVLVVAAESVWGDEKSGFTCNTQQPGCNSVCYDHFFPISHIRLWALQLILVSTPALLVAMHVAHRRHVDKRLYKLSGRSNPKDLEQIKTQKMKITGALWWTYVISLLFRIIFEVTFMYVFYMIYPGYKMIRLVKCDSYPCPNTVDCFVSRPTEKTVFTVFMLAVSGVCILLNIAEVVFLLGKACSKHLHNAGDSTMGAWIQQKLSSF, encoded by the coding sequence ATGAACTGGGCATCATTTTATGCTGTCATTAGCGGTGTGAACCGCCACTCCACCGGCATCGGTCGCATCTGGCTCTCCGTGCTCTTCATTTTCCGCATCCTGGTCCTCGTGGTTGCAGCCGAGAGCGTGTGGGGCGACGAGAAGTCTGGCTTCACCTGCAACACGCAGCAGCCGGGTTGCAACAGCGTCTGCTACGACCACTTCTTCCCCATCTCCCACATTCGACTCTGGGCACTCCAGCTCATCCTGGTCTCCACTCCTGCCCTGCTGGTAGCCATGCACGTTGCCCATCGGCGTCATGTCGACAAGAGGCTCTACAAACTGTCGGGCCGGTCCAACCCCAAAGACCTGGAGCAGATAAAAACCCAGAAGATGAAAATCACGGGGGCCCTGTGGTGGACATACGTCATCAGCCTTTTATTCCGTATCATCTTTGAGGTCACTTTTATGTATGTGTTTTATATGATCTACCCTGGTTACAAGATGATCCGGCTGGTGAAGTGCGACTCGTACCCTTGTCCCAACACGGTGGACTGCTTTGTGTCGAGACCCACAGAGAAGACTGTCTTCACCGTGTTCATGTTGGCTGTGTCAGGTGTTTGTATTCTACTCAACATTGCCGAGGTGGTCTTCTTGTTGGGGAAGGCTTGCAGCAAGCATTTGCACAATGCTGGAGACTCGACTATGGGGGCTTGGATTCAACAAAAGCTTTCCTCATTCTAA